DNA from Zonotrichia leucophrys gambelii isolate GWCS_2022_RI chromosome 5, RI_Zleu_2.0, whole genome shotgun sequence:
GGTGGTTTGGGCAATGGTTCTGGAGCTCTTCCCAGAATGGGAGCAGTTTCTGACAGACTCttcaccagcactgccagcactgccaggagcattccagagccaccagccccaccagcagctctctgctgctggagggacaATGACCCCTCAGGGAAGAGAAATGAGGAATGGTATAGAGAGAGAAGGCAGTTGGAGAATGGGACATTCTGCAGGGAAGGAGTGTTTCtaatcagaagaaaatgaggAGCCACTTGCATAGTTCTTCATGTGGACTTTTGACAAAAGCCAATTCCTTTGtggccaagaaaaaaaaatattcaagataAACAACTCCGAGGGAGTGGAGCTGTGACGTTGCTGAAGTTGTAAAACAACTTCCACCTGCCCTATGACCCCACCAAGCCTTGGGGAGCAACACCaggacagggcacagagaggagccagcaggatgggaatggggagctcCTGGTGACCTGGGCACTTTCTCCTTCATGTCCCTGAcctggcaggagccactttagGACATGGATCCCAAAGGAGCAAGAGGGACCAGGAAGCGCCGCTGATCTGCACAGACCcctttgcctgctgctgccccacagggaaCAGGTCAGTGGAATGTTTGCCTTCCTCCCTACCcaccttcctctcctgcagcagctgctctcttcCTGCCACCCTCTCCGGGTGATCAGTGCCCTCCACAGCTCCACCCTCCTCTGTCCTGTACTTCCCTACTGCATCCCCTACAGAACAACCCGACCCTCCCACCTCACTCCTCCCCACTGAacccttcccactgcagggagctgctgaggagccacATGGTCCATCCCTGGATTCTCCAAGCACTGACTGCCCATCCACTCTGACCACAGCCAAGGGCcacatcccactgcctgcccagcgGCCATCCATGGAGGTGACCACCgtgtccccatctcctgcctcACCCACTGAAGGGGATGGACTTTGTGAGACAGATGTCACCAGCGTGGCCATACACAGTGTGACACTGCTCATCTGCCtctgtgggctggctgggaacGGGGCTGTCATCGGCCTTCTCCGACTGAAATTTCATAACTCTCGCTTCTTTGACCTGGCTATCATTgacttcctcttcctcctctttgtgCTCCCCTccgccctcctcctcctggtggAGGACGTGTCCTGCTCTCCTATCTTGCCCCGGCTGTACCTGAATTACCTTTTACAGCTCTCAGTGGTGTCCTACTACTGGGTGCTATTCAGACTGATGCACAGCAGCAATGTGCTGTATATGGACAAGCTCTGCTCGCTCTGCTGCCGCTGTGACCTTCCCAAGCGCCTGGTGTGGGTCCTGGAGAGTGTCCAGTACTGGGCCTTCTTTGCTCTCTTTGCTGTCATTCCTACAGTGACATTCCTGTGCCCATCACACCAGCAGGAGCACTGCCAGGCAGCTCTCATCTCCGTGTACACCATCACCCTGCTCCTCGTTGTTGCAACCCTGCTCATTTCCAGCACAGTTGATTTAATTAAGGCCAAGtggggctcccagcagcagcagcccaagaGGCGCGACATCGTTATCGTCATCACTGTGCTCCTCACTCTCCTTCTCAGCCTCTGgaatttcctgcagcagcttggTTACATCGATGTGTCCTCACAGGTTGTTTTCCTACTCGCCTGCATGCACAGCACCATCAAACCCTTCATCTATTTCTCGGTGGGGAGGTGCCGGAGGCCCTGCTCCATAGAGtccctccagctctccctccaGAGGGTCTTTGAGgagccaaaaggaaaaagagccCACAGCGAGGATCTTGCCATGGACACAGTGATCTGAGCCTGCTGATCCCTTCCACTGCTCTGCTGAAGGACCCCAGGAGAGTGGCTGAAGCTTTCCTTGAACCTCCTGATTAATCAATATCCACCGGACCACTCTCCTTTATTGGTGTattcctgcaggagaagggagcaggagcattgtcttgggtgatttttgtgggatgctctgcagggagcacatTGCAGCATggctttcctcctccctcctggaTCCACATGGCTCCAAGCAGTgcagctgggctcagtgctgtTCCCCAGCTCTATTCCCCATGCAATGACCCTCATGGCCTCAGCCCCAGGGAATGAACTCCATCTCCTTTGGCTCAGCAGATGAGTTCCATGGTGTTTCCAGGGAGCTCTTGCCTGCAAAGAATGGGACACCTTaatccctggggacacacccagcAAGGTgatttcccaaatccctgcagggctggtgcctctggatggCAGGAGAGGGGTTGGGATCACAGGGAGCATCCTTCCCCTTctgtccagcagagcctgctctgcattcccagctgatgggaagggacaccaggtagggctgcagagctggggagggacagcaaCATTCCCTTATCCTTTCCGTGGGAATGTCTCACATTCTTCAATTCCAGAATTAAATCCTTCTGAGGAAAGTGCAGGGTCAATAGTGAACTCCACTGATCCTTTGTGCCTGTATCCAGAAAGTACATGGAATATGGAAATTCCCATCACCAGATGCTTGGACCATTTAATTGCACAGAAATTAGGGGGTTATGCTGCTCTTCTGCAGAATGGGGCCATCCATCCTCTGGCTCCCCAGCATCAGTGTCCAGGGAAGCCCTTGAGCACCTCCATCCTGAACCTGGCCAccctcaggaggagctgcacagccactctgcacagcagctccagccacagtcCAGCCTGTCCTGATCTTTGTCATTCTGTAACTACTCCTAAATGAGAGTTGGATTTCTGGTTTCAGTTTGATTCCAGTGTGGTACAACTGACTGTAGGACACGGGGTTATAGTTGTTATAATTGTTGAAGTTATTAAGCCTTGTGCTTGCCAGAAGGCCCTgaggcaaaggcagagctgcaggctgggcgGGTGGGAGGTGCCCGAGGGCTGAGGCGCAGTCAGGAGTGAGGGGAGAGTCAGATGGG
Protein-coding regions in this window:
- the LOC135448512 gene encoding mas-related G-protein coupled receptor member H-like; this encodes MEVTTVSPSPASPTEGDGLCETDVTSVAIHSVTLLICLCGLAGNGAVIGLLRLKFHNSRFFDLAIIDFLFLLFVLPSALLLLVEDVSCSPILPRLYLNYLLQLSVVSYYWVLFRLMHSSNVLYMDKLCSLCCRCDLPKRLVWVLESVQYWAFFALFAVIPTVTFLCPSHQQEHCQAALISVYTITLLLVVATLLISSTVDLIKAKWGSQQQQPKRRDIVIVITVLLTLLLSLWNFLQQLGYIDVSSQVVFLLACMHSTIKPFIYFSVGRCRRPCSIESLQLSLQRVFEEPKGKRAHSEDLAMDTVI